The genomic interval CCGCATGTCGGCGGCGGTAAAATTGGCGTAGCTAGCGTGAACGCGGGTGGCATCGCAACCACGTATGTCGGCATGGCTGAAGTTGGCTTCCCGTAAATAGGCGCGACGCAGGCTGGCGTGGCACAGGTCGGCATCTTCGCAGTTGGCGGCGGTTAAATTTGCCCGGGTCAGGTCGGTTCCCCGCATGTCAGCACCGATGAAAATGGCACCGGTGAAATTGGCATGACTCAAATCTAGCGATCGCAGGTCGGCATGGCGGAAATTTACGTAGCTCAAATCGGCAGAACGCAGAGATACGGAAGGAGAAATTAAAATTGCATCAGGGGCAAAGGTAGCAATATCCCCGGTGATTTGGGTTTTGCTACTCAAAACACTTTTTTCAAAAATAGCCCCCGTTACATGGGCATCGGTGAAGTCGGCATCAATTAAATTGGCACCAGTAAAATCGGCAAATTGTAAATTCGCACCGCGCAAATCGGCTGACATCAAGTCGGCACTTTGAAAATTTACCCCTTGTAAGTCAGCATTTTGTAAATTAACTTGGGCACAGAATGCTTTTTGAAAATTGGCACCCGCTAACTTG from Geitlerinema sp. PCC 9228 carries:
- a CDS encoding pentapeptide repeat-containing protein — translated: MESKIDAILERYAQQERNFANIDLAQMQRPAIVLREAIFSHANLQGIAWEKSWLQGIDFQQAQLQGAQLWDCKLAGANFQKAFCAQVNLQNADLQGVNFQSADLMSADLRGANLQFADFTGANLIDADFTDAHVTGAIFEKSVLSSKTQITGDIATFAPDAILISPSVSLRSADLSYVNFRHADLRSLDLSHANFTGAIFIGADMRGTDLTRANLTAANCEDADLCHASLRRAYLREANFSHADIRGCDATRVHASYANFTAADMRGIDLTRANLTAANLQQAQLSAAGLREVIFHQADFTDARLDNTDLTGAILATANLEGAILPHDLHLHSPD